One Lachnospiraceae bacterium C1.1 genomic region harbors:
- the rpsQ gene encoding 30S ribosomal protein S17: MAERNLRKTRTGKVVSNKMDKTITVAVVDNVKHPLYKKIVKKTYKLKAQDDKNECNIGDTVKVMETRPLSKTKRWRLVEIIERAK, translated from the coding sequence ATGGCAGAAAGAAATCTCAGGAAGACACGTACCGGTAAAGTTGTCAGCAATAAGATGGACAAGACCATCACGGTAGCGGTTGTCGACAATGTTAAGCATCCTCTTTACAAGAAGATCGTAAAGAAGACATATAAACTTAAGGCACAGGATGATAAGAACGAGTGCAATATTGGTGATACAGTAAAGGTTATGGAGACAAGACCCCTTTCAAAGACCAAGAGATGGAGACTCGTAGAGATCATCGAGAGAGCTAAATAA
- the secY gene encoding preprotein translocase subunit SecY, whose product MLESVRNAFKIKDIRNRLLYTFVMLVIIRLGCQLPISGVNREYFSQWFSNLTGDNFTFFNAFTGGSFENMSIFALNITPYITSSIIIELLTIAIPYLEEKQRDGEEGRKVLVAITRYVTIGLALIESSAMAIGFYNQGILDTTVNPWLTGIMIVTGLTAGSALLMWIGEQITENGVGNGISIVLVINIISRMPSDLYSLFNMFVKSNFDEGKALMGIVAALVIIAIILATVVLTLLLNGAERHIPVQYAKKVVGRKMVGGNSTNIPLKVNTGGVIPIIFASSLMQFPIVICQLFGIDGGTSLGGQVLRMLNSGNWCNPANPVYTIGLLVYIVLVIFFAYFYTSITFNPLEVSENLKKQGGFIPGIRPGRPTNDYLTNILNYVIFIGAVGLVIVAVIPIFFNGVFGANVSFGGTSLIIIVGVILETLKQIESRMLVRSYKGFLG is encoded by the coding sequence ATGTTAGAATCGGTTCGTAATGCTTTCAAGATAAAGGACATTCGTAACAGACTGCTGTATACGTTTGTAATGCTGGTGATAATTCGTTTAGGATGCCAGTTACCTATTTCCGGTGTAAACAGAGAGTACTTCTCACAGTGGTTTTCAAACCTCACCGGTGATAACTTTACGTTTTTTAATGCGTTTACCGGTGGTTCCTTTGAGAATATGTCCATTTTCGCTTTGAACATCACACCGTATATAACATCATCCATCATCATTGAACTGCTTACCATTGCAATTCCATATCTGGAGGAAAAGCAGCGTGATGGCGAAGAGGGCCGTAAGGTTCTCGTTGCCATCACTCGTTATGTGACAATTGGACTTGCATTAATTGAATCATCTGCAATGGCTATAGGATTCTATAATCAGGGTATACTTGATACAACAGTAAATCCCTGGCTTACCGGAATCATGATTGTTACAGGTCTTACAGCCGGTTCCGCTTTACTCATGTGGATCGGTGAGCAGATCACGGAGAACGGTGTGGGAAATGGTATTTCTATAGTACTTGTAATAAATATCATTTCAAGAATGCCTTCTGACCTTTACAGTCTCTTCAACATGTTTGTGAAGAGCAATTTTGATGAAGGAAAGGCATTAATGGGAATAGTTGCAGCATTGGTAATTATAGCGATCATCCTTGCTACAGTAGTACTTACTCTCCTTCTTAATGGAGCTGAGAGACACATTCCGGTACAGTATGCAAAGAAGGTTGTTGGTCGTAAAATGGTAGGGGGGAATTCAACAAACATTCCGCTCAAGGTTAATACCGGCGGTGTTATTCCTATCATTTTCGCGTCCTCACTGATGCAGTTTCCTATTGTTATCTGTCAGCTCTTCGGAATTGACGGAGGAACATCACTCGGTGGCCAGGTTTTGAGAATGCTCAATTCCGGCAACTGGTGCAATCCTGCAAATCCTGTTTACACAATAGGACTTCTGGTTTATATCGTACTTGTAATTTTCTTTGCTTATTTCTATACTTCAATAACATTTAATCCGTTAGAAGTATCAGAGAACCTGAAGAAGCAGGGTGGTTTTATTCCTGGAATTCGTCCGGGAAGACCGACAAACGACTATTTAACAAATATCTTAAATTATGTAATATTTATCGGTGCTGTAGGTCTTGTGATCGTTGCAGTAATCCCGATTTTCTTCAATGGTGTATTCGGAGCCAATGTATCATTCGGCGGCACATCCCTCATCATCATTGTAGGTGTTATACTTGAAACTTTGAAACAGATTGAGTCACGAATGCTTGTTCGTAGCTACAAGGGATTCCTTGGTTGA
- the rplD gene encoding 50S ribosomal protein L4: MANVSVYNMTGSEVGTIELNDEVFGVEVNENLVHQAVLLQLADNRQGTQKAKTRSEVSGGGRKPWKQKGTGHARQGSTRSPQWTHGGVVFAPVPRDYSFKMNKKEKRIALKSALTSRVQDGKLIVLDELKLDEIKTKKFQEVLDALKVTKAMVILDDMDQNAILSARNIPDVITSQVNTINTYDIMKYSTVIVTKAAVEKIQEVYA, encoded by the coding sequence ATGGCTAACGTATCAGTTTATAATATGACAGGAAGCGAAGTTGGAACAATTGAGCTGAATGACGAAGTTTTCGGCGTTGAAGTTAACGAAAACCTTGTACATCAGGCAGTGCTTCTTCAGCTCGCTGATAACCGTCAGGGAACACAGAAGGCTAAGACACGCTCTGAAGTATCAGGCGGCGGCAGAAAGCCTTGGAAGCAGAAGGGAACAGGTCATGCACGTCAGGGTTCAACGAGATCACCTCAGTGGACACACGGCGGTGTAGTATTTGCTCCGGTTCCGAGAGATTATTCCTTCAAGATGAATAAGAAGGAAAAGAGAATTGCTCTGAAGAGTGCTCTTACATCCCGCGTACAGGATGGAAAGCTCATTGTTCTTGACGAGCTTAAGCTTGACGAGATTAAGACAAAGAAATTCCAGGAGGTTCTTGATGCACTTAAGGTAACCAAGGCTATGGTTATCCTTGATGATATGGATCAGAACGCAATCCTCTCAGCAAGAAACATTCCTGATGTTATTACATCACAGGTTAATACAATCAACACCTACGACATAATGAAGTACAGCACAGTTATTGTTACTAAGGCTGCTGTAGAGAAGATTCAGGAGGTGTACGCATAA
- the rpsE gene encoding 30S ribosomal protein S5: MKHSVIDASSLELVDKVVTIKRVTKVVKGGRNMRFSALVVVGDNNGHVGVGLGKAAEIPEAIRKGREDASKKLITVPLDPNGSITHDFAGKFGGASILLKKAPEGTGIIAGGPARIVCEVAGIRNIRTKSLGSNNKQNVVLATIDALSQLKTPEEVAANRGKSVKEILN; this comes from the coding sequence ATGAAACACTCAGTAATCGATGCAAGCAGCCTTGAGCTGGTTGACAAGGTAGTAACGATCAAGCGTGTCACCAAGGTTGTAAAGGGCGGACGTAACATGCGTTTCTCAGCTCTTGTAGTTGTTGGAGACAACAACGGACACGTAGGTGTAGGTCTTGGTAAGGCAGCTGAAATTCCTGAAGCTATCCGTAAGGGTAGAGAGGATGCTTCCAAGAAGCTTATAACTGTACCTCTTGATCCTAATGGTTCAATCACACATGATTTCGCCGGAAAATTCGGCGGCGCTTCAATCCTTCTGAAGAAGGCACCTGAAGGAACAGGTATCATCGCTGGTGGCCCCGCACGTATCGTATGCGAGGTTGCAGGAATCAGAAATATCCGTACCAAGTCTCTTGGTTCAAACAATAAACAGAACGTTGTTCTCGCTACTATTGACGCACTTTCACAGTTAAAGACACCTGAAGAGGTAGCTGCAAACCGTGGTAAGTCCGTTAAAGAGATCCTGAACTAA
- the rplC gene encoding 50S ribosomal protein L3, with translation MTKAILAQKIGMTQIFDENGIVTPVTVLEAGPCVVTQIKTEENDGYSAVQVGFKDCKDKVVEGDKVAHPHGTTKPMQGHFKKAGVESKKFVKEFRFENAADYQLAQEIKADIFAAGDFIDATAISKGKGFQGAIKRLGQHRGPMKHGSKFHRHQGSNGSSSSPSRVFKGKGMPGHMGAKQITTQNLEIVRVDAEKNLILVKGCVPGPKKAIVTIKETCKKNK, from the coding sequence ATGACAAAAGCTATCTTAGCACAGAAGATTGGTATGACCCAGATCTTCGACGAGAACGGAATCGTTACTCCGGTTACTGTTCTTGAGGCTGGTCCGTGTGTTGTTACACAGATCAAAACAGAAGAAAATGACGGCTACAGTGCCGTACAGGTAGGATTCAAAGATTGCAAGGATAAGGTTGTTGAAGGCGACAAGGTTGCTCACCCTCACGGAACAACAAAGCCTATGCAGGGTCACTTCAAAAAGGCCGGCGTTGAGTCCAAGAAATTCGTAAAAGAGTTCCGCTTTGAGAACGCAGCTGATTATCAGCTCGCTCAGGAGATCAAGGCTGACATCTTTGCAGCAGGCGATTTCATCGATGCAACTGCTATCTCTAAAGGTAAGGGATTCCAGGGTGCCATCAAGAGACTTGGTCAGCACAGAGGACCTATGAAGCACGGTTCTAAGTTCCACAGACATCAGGGATCAAACGGTTCAAGTTCCAGCCCTTCAAGAGTATTCAAGGGTAAGGGAATGCCTGGACACATGGGAGCAAAGCAGATCACAACTCAGAATCTTGAAATTGTTCGCGTAGATGCAGAGAAGAATCTCATCCTTGTTAAAGGTTGCGTACCCGGACCTAAAAAGGCAATCGTTACAATCAAAGAAACCTGCAAGAAGAATAAATAA
- the rpmC gene encoding 50S ribosomal protein L29: MKTDKYVADLRAKSVSELAEELTSAKKELFNLRFQNATNQLDNTSRIREVRKNIARIQTVITENAAKA; the protein is encoded by the coding sequence ATGAAGACTGATAAGTATGTTGCAGATTTAAGGGCAAAGTCAGTTTCCGAGCTTGCAGAGGAGCTGACATCAGCCAAGAAAGAGCTTTTTAATTTAAGATTCCAGAATGCGACAAACCAGCTTGACAACACCAGCAGAATCAGAGAAGTAAGAAAGAATATCGCAAGAATTCAGACTGTTATCACTGAAAATGCTGCTAAGGCCTAA
- the rplB gene encoding 50S ribosomal protein L2 has protein sequence MGIKTYNPYTPSRRHMTGSDFAEVTKQTPEKSLVVRLKNNAGRNNQGKITVRHHGGGAKTKYRVIDFKRNDKDGMNAKVIGIEYDPNRTANIALVCYEDGEKRYILAPQGLTDGMHIMNGPEAEVRVGNCLPLVNIPVGSNVHNIELYPGKGGQMVRSAGTSAQLMAKEGKYATLKLPSGEMRMVPIECRATIGVIGNIDHNLINYGKAGRIRHMGIRPTVRGSVMNPNDHPHGGGEGRAPIGRPGPCTPWGKPALGLKTRKRKKASNKLIVRRRNGKALNV, from the coding sequence ATGGGAATCAAAACATATAACCCATATACACCTTCAAGAAGGCATATGACTGGTTCTGATTTTGCTGAGGTAACAAAGCAGACTCCTGAGAAGTCTCTTGTAGTAAGACTCAAGAACAACGCAGGACGTAACAATCAGGGCAAGATCACCGTTCGTCACCACGGCGGCGGTGCAAAGACAAAGTACAGAGTTATCGATTTCAAGAGAAACGATAAGGATGGAATGAACGCTAAGGTTATCGGTATCGAGTATGATCCGAACAGAACAGCTAACATCGCTCTTGTCTGCTATGAAGACGGCGAGAAGAGATACATCCTTGCTCCTCAGGGACTTACAGATGGTATGCACATCATGAACGGCCCTGAAGCAGAAGTACGTGTAGGTAACTGCCTCCCGTTAGTTAACATTCCGGTAGGTTCAAACGTACACAACATCGAGCTTTATCCTGGTAAGGGCGGACAGATGGTTCGTTCAGCAGGAACATCCGCACAGCTTATGGCTAAAGAAGGTAAGTATGCAACACTTAAGCTTCCTTCAGGCGAGATGAGAATGGTTCCGATTGAGTGCAGAGCTACAATCGGTGTTATCGGAAACATTGATCACAACCTTATCAACTACGGTAAGGCAGGTCGTATTCGTCATATGGGTATCCGTCCCACAGTACGTGGTTCTGTCATGAACCCGAACGATCACCCTCATGGTGGTGGAGAAGGTAGAGCACCTATCGGTCGTCCCGGCCCGTGCACACCTTGGGGCAAGCCGGCTCTCGGTCTTAAGACCAGAAAGCGTAAGAAGGCTTCAAATAAGCTCATTGTCAGAAGAAGAAACGGCAAGGCTCTTAACGTATAA
- the rplN gene encoding 50S ribosomal protein L14, with the protein MVQQETRLKVADNTGAKDVLCIRVMGGSTRRYASVGDVIVASVKDATPGGVVKKGDVVKAVVVRTVKSVRRKDGSYIRFDENAAVIIKDDNTPKGTRIFGPVARELREKGFMKIVSLAPEVL; encoded by the coding sequence ATGGTACAGCAGGAAACAAGATTAAAAGTCGCAGATAATACCGGCGCTAAGGATGTCCTTTGCATCAGAGTTATGGGCGGCTCAACAAGAAGATACGCTAGTGTTGGCGATGTAATTGTTGCTTCTGTCAAAGATGCAACACCCGGAGGAGTTGTAAAGAAGGGTGATGTCGTTAAGGCAGTAGTTGTCCGCACAGTTAAGAGCGTTCGTCGTAAAGACGGTTCTTACATCAGATTTGATGAGAACGCAGCAGTTATTATAAAGGATGACAACACACCTAAGGGAACCCGTATCTTTGGACCAGTTGCTCGTGAGCTTCGTGAAAAAGGCTTCATGAAGATTGTCTCACTTGCACCGGAAGTATTATAA
- the rplW gene encoding 50S ribosomal protein L23, producing the protein MATLNYYDVILKPVVTEKSMNGMSEKKYTFLVHPEANKSQIKEAVEKMFDTKVAKVNTMNIQGKKKRRGMVVGTTAKQKKAIVQLTADSKDIEVFAGL; encoded by the coding sequence ATGGCAACTCTTAATTATTATGATGTAATCCTCAAGCCCGTTGTTACTGAGAAGTCAATGAACGGCATGAGCGAGAAGAAATATACATTCCTTGTACATCCTGAAGCAAACAAGTCTCAGATCAAAGAGGCTGTTGAGAAGATGTTCGATACAAAGGTTGCTAAAGTCAACACAATGAACATTCAGGGCAAGAAGAAGAGAAGAGGAATGGTTGTCGGCACAACTGCTAAGCAGAAGAAAGCTATCGTACAGCTTACAGCTGACAGCAAGGATATCGAGGTATTTGCAGGACTTTAA
- the rpsS gene encoding 30S ribosomal protein S19, with product MSRSLKKGPFADESLLKKVDAMNQSGKKEVIKTWSRRSTIFPSFVGHTIAVHDGRKHVPVYITEDMVGHKLGEFVATRTYKGHTATSSVK from the coding sequence ATGTCACGTTCACTTAAAAAGGGACCGTTCGCTGACGAAAGCCTTCTCAAGAAGGTTGATGCGATGAACCAGAGCGGCAAGAAAGAAGTTATCAAGACTTGGTCTCGTCGTTCCACAATATTCCCATCATTCGTTGGTCACACCATCGCAGTTCATGATGGCAGAAAACACGTTCCGGTATATATTACAGAAGATATGGTTGGTCACAAGCTTGGTGAGTTCGTTGCAACACGTACATACAAGGGACACACAGCTACATCATCCGTTAAATAA
- the rplF gene encoding 50S ribosomal protein L6, with protein MSRIGRMPIAIPAGVTVEVAENNKVTVKGPKGTLERVLPEVLKIKVEDGNIVVERPNDEKQTKALHGLTRSLINNMVIGVNEGYKKTLEINGVGYRAQKQGKTLTLSLGFSHPVIMEDPEGIETKVVDNKIEVEGIDKEKVGQYAAVIRDKKRPEPYKGKGIKYIDETIRRKVGKTGKK; from the coding sequence ATGTCACGAATCGGAAGAATGCCTATCGCAATCCCTGCAGGAGTTACTGTTGAGGTTGCAGAAAATAATAAAGTGACTGTAAAGGGACCTAAGGGAACACTTGAAAGAGTTCTCCCTGAGGTACTCAAGATTAAGGTAGAGGACGGCAACATCGTTGTTGAGCGTCCTAATGACGAGAAGCAGACCAAAGCTCTGCACGGTCTGACAAGAAGCCTGATCAACAATATGGTCATTGGTGTAAATGAAGGATACAAAAAAACTCTGGAAATCAACGGAGTTGGTTACAGAGCTCAGAAGCAGGGCAAGACACTGACACTGAGCCTCGGATTTTCACATCCTGTAATCATGGAAGATCCTGAGGGTATCGAAACAAAGGTCGTTGATAACAAGATCGAAGTAGAAGGTATCGATAAAGAGAAAGTCGGTCAGTATGCGGCTGTAATCAGAGATAAGAAGAGACCTGAACCTTATAAGGGTAAGGGTATTAAATATATCGATGAAACTATCAGACGTAAAGTCGGCAAGACTGGTAAGAAGTAA
- the rplX gene encoding 50S ribosomal protein L24: MAMSKIKKGDTVQVIAGKDKGKEGKVLFVDSKNHKVVVEGVNMISKHEKPSAGNPDGGIVHREAAFDLSNVMYLANGKPSRVGFKIQDGGKKVRIAKTTGEVID; the protein is encoded by the coding sequence ATGGCAATGTCAAAAATCAAGAAGGGTGATACCGTTCAGGTAATCGCCGGAAAAGATAAGGGAAAGGAAGGAAAAGTCCTTTTCGTTGATAGTAAAAATCATAAGGTAGTTGTTGAAGGTGTTAACATGATCTCAAAGCATGAGAAGCCTTCAGCAGGCAACCCGGACGGTGGTATCGTCCACAGAGAGGCTGCTTTCGACCTTTCTAATGTTATGTATCTTGCAAATGGTAAGCCTTCAAGGGTTGGTTTCAAGATCCAGGATGGCGGCAAGAAGGTACGTATCGCCAAGACTACTGGCGAAGTTATTGACTAA
- the rplR gene encoding 50S ribosomal protein L18, whose protein sequence is MISKKSRSEVRAKKHLKIRNRFSGTPERPRLSVFRSNKHMYAQIIDDVAGNTLCAASTVEKAVSSELKYTDNVEAAKYLGSVIAKRAAEKGIKEVVFDRGGFIYQGKIKALADAAREAGLEF, encoded by the coding sequence ATGATTAGCAAGAAATCAAGAAGCGAAGTTCGAGCAAAGAAGCACCTGAAGATTCGCAATCGTTTCAGCGGCACGCCTGAGAGACCACGTCTGTCAGTATTCAGAAGCAACAAGCACATGTATGCTCAGATCATTGACGATGTTGCCGGCAATACTCTGTGTGCTGCTTCAACTGTTGAGAAGGCAGTAAGTTCTGAGCTCAAGTATACAGACAACGTTGAGGCTGCAAAGTATCTTGGAAGCGTTATTGCAAAGAGAGCTGCTGAGAAAGGTATCAAAGAGGTTGTCTTCGATAGAGGCGGTTTCATCTATCAGGGTAAGATAAAGGCACTGGCAGATGCGGCAAGAGAAGCCGGACTCGAATTCTAA
- the rplO gene encoding 50S ribosomal protein L15 has translation MELSNLRPAPGCKHTANFRKGRGHASGNGKTAGYGHKGQKARSGAPRLGFEGGQMPLYRRLPKRGFKNVNTKEIVAINISTLDAFYEDGETVTLENLLERGVVKKLCDGVKVLGEGELSKKLTVQVNAFSASAKEKIENAGGKAEVI, from the coding sequence ATGGAATTATCTAATTTAAGACCGGCACCCGGATGCAAGCATACTGCAAACTTTAGAAAAGGTCGTGGACATGCTTCCGGAAACGGCAAGACTGCCGGATATGGTCATAAGGGTCAGAAGGCTCGTTCAGGTGCACCCCGCCTTGGCTTTGAAGGTGGACAGATGCCCCTTTACAGACGACTTCCTAAGAGAGGTTTCAAGAACGTCAATACTAAGGAAATCGTTGCTATAAATATAAGCACTCTCGATGCTTTCTATGAGGATGGCGAAACCGTTACTCTTGAGAACCTTCTTGAGAGAGGCGTTGTTAAGAAGCTTTGCGATGGCGTTAAAGTGCTTGGCGAAGGTGAGCTTTCAAAGAAGCTTACAGTTCAGGTTAATGCTTTTTCAGCTTCTGCAAAAGAGAAAATTGAAAATGCAGGTGGGAAAGCTGAGGTGATCTGA
- a CDS encoding type Z 30S ribosomal protein S14, with amino-acid sequence MAKLSMKLKQQRKPKFSTRAYTRCRICGRPHSVLRKYGICRVCFRELAYKGQIPGVKKASW; translated from the coding sequence ATGGCTAAGTTATCTATGAAGCTGAAACAGCAGCGCAAGCCTAAGTTTTCTACAAGGGCATATACACGTTGCAGAATCTGTGGTCGTCCCCACTCGGTTCTTCGTAAGTATGGTATCTGCAGAGTATGCTTCCGCGAGCTTGCATATAAGGGACAGATTCCCGGAGTAAAGAAGGCGTCCTGGTAA
- the rplE gene encoding 50S ribosomal protein L5, translating to MSRLKDQYKSEIVDAMTKKFGYKNVMEVPKLVKIVVNMGVGEAKENAKVLDSAVSDLQTITGQKAVTTKAKKAVANFKIREGMPIGCKVTLRGERMYEFLDRLVNLALPRVRDFHGVNADSFDGRGNYALGIKEQLIFPEIEYDKIDKVRGMDIIVVTTAKTDEEARELLRLFNMPFQK from the coding sequence TTGAGCAGACTTAAAGATCAGTATAAGAGCGAAATCGTCGATGCAATGACGAAGAAGTTTGGTTATAAGAATGTTATGGAAGTTCCGAAGCTCGTGAAGATTGTTGTTAACATGGGTGTAGGAGAAGCCAAGGAAAACGCAAAGGTTCTTGACAGCGCAGTTTCTGACCTCCAGACCATCACAGGTCAGAAGGCAGTTACAACAAAGGCTAAGAAGGCCGTAGCTAACTTCAAGATCAGAGAAGGCATGCCTATCGGCTGTAAAGTTACTCTTCGTGGTGAGAGAATGTACGAGTTCCTTGACAGACTTGTAAATCTCGCACTTCCCCGAGTACGTGACTTCCATGGTGTTAACGCTGATTCCTTCGATGGAAGAGGCAACTATGCTCTTGGTATTAAAGAGCAGCTTATTTTCCCTGAAATCGAGTACGACAAGATTGATAAAGTAAGGGGAATGGATATAATTGTCGTTACAACTGCAAAGACAGACGAGGAAGCAAGAGAGCTTCTCAGACTGTTCAATATGCCTTTTCAGAAATAA
- the rpsH gene encoding 30S ribosomal protein S8, whose translation MTTNDPIADMLTRIRNANTAKHDTVDIPSSKMKVAIADILLNEGYIKKYDMVDNNGFKDIRVTLKYADDKQKRVISGLKRISKPGLRVYAGKDKLPKVLGGLGIAIISTNQGVITDKKARELNVGGEVLAFVW comes from the coding sequence ATGACAACAAATGATCCGATTGCAGATATGCTTACAAGAATTCGTAATGCAAATACTGCAAAACATGATACAGTTGATATCCCTTCATCAAAGATGAAGGTTGCTATAGCTGATATCCTTCTTAACGAAGGCTATATCAAGAAATATGATATGGTTGACAACAATGGTTTTAAGGATATCCGTGTAACATTAAAGTATGCTGATGACAAGCAGAAGAGAGTAATTTCTGGCTTAAAGAGAATCTCTAAGCCCGGTCTTCGTGTATACGCTGGAAAAGATAAGCTTCCTAAGGTTCTTGGTGGACTTGGAATTGCTATCATTTCTACAAATCAGGGTGTTATAACTGATAAAAAAGCAAGAGAACTCAATGTCGGCGGCGAAGTACTCGCCTTTGTATGGTAA
- the rplV gene encoding 50S ribosomal protein L22, with product MARGHRSQIKRERNANKDTRPSAKLSYARIPVQKACFVLDAIRGKSYLEAKGILMYNPRYASGVILKLLESAAANAENNNGLNKENLYIAECKASEGPIMKRIQPRAQGRAYRIEKRMSHITVVLDEKN from the coding sequence ATGGCAAGAGGACATCGTTCCCAGATTAAAAGAGAAAGAAATGCAAACAAGGATACCAGACCGTCAGCTAAGTTATCCTATGCTAGAATCCCGGTACAGAAGGCATGCTTCGTACTGGATGCTATAAGAGGAAAGAGCTATCTTGAGGCAAAAGGTATTCTTATGTACAATCCGAGATATGCTTCTGGCGTAATTCTTAAGCTTCTCGAGTCTGCAGCAGCTAATGCTGAGAATAACAACGGACTCAACAAAGAGAACCTTTACATTGCAGAGTGCAAAGCTTCAGAAGGACCTATAATGAAGCGTATTCAGCCTCGTGCACAGGGCAGAGCTTACAGAATCGAAAAGAGAATGAGCCACATCACAGTCGTTCTCGATGAGAAGAACTAA
- the rpsC gene encoding 30S ribosomal protein S3, with protein sequence MGQKVNPHGLRVGVIKDWDSKWYAEGDFADYLVEDYKIREYLKKKLYAAGISKIEIERSAGKVRATVLTSKPGIIIGKGGKDIEATKKQLAKETGKNVDIEIKQIKRPDMDAQLVAENIASQLENRVSFRRAMKSAMQRTLKNGAKGIKASCSGRLGGADIARREFYSEGTIPLQTLRADIDYGFAEADTTYGKVGVKVWIYKGEILPGKKQTADRSDRKSGKEGSDK encoded by the coding sequence ATGGGCCAGAAAGTTAATCCCCACGGCTTAAGAGTCGGTGTTATTAAGGATTGGGATTCCAAATGGTATGCAGAGGGTGACTTTGCGGATTACCTTGTGGAAGATTACAAAATCAGAGAATATTTGAAGAAAAAGCTTTATGCTGCAGGCATCTCAAAGATCGAGATCGAGAGATCAGCAGGTAAGGTAAGAGCTACTGTTCTTACTTCTAAGCCCGGTATCATCATCGGTAAGGGTGGTAAGGACATCGAAGCTACAAAGAAGCAGCTTGCAAAAGAGACAGGCAAGAACGTAGATATCGAGATCAAGCAGATCAAGCGTCCTGATATGGATGCACAGCTTGTTGCTGAGAATATCGCAAGTCAGCTTGAGAACCGTGTATCATTCAGACGTGCTATGAAATCTGCTATGCAGAGAACACTTAAGAATGGTGCTAAGGGTATCAAGGCATCTTGCTCAGGTCGTCTTGGCGGAGCTGATATCGCTCGTCGTGAGTTCTATTCAGAGGGTACTATTCCTCTTCAGACACTTCGTGCAGATATCGATTATGGTTTTGCAGAAGCTGATACAACCTACGGTAAGGTTGGTGTAAAGGTTTGGATTTACAAGGGTGAAATACTTCCCGGAAAGAAGCAGACCGCTGATCGTTCAGATCGCAAGTCGGGTAAGGAAGGGAGCGATAAATAA
- the rpmD gene encoding 50S ribosomal protein L30 produces the protein MADKKLKVTLTKSTIGAIPKHRKTVEALGLHKTYNTVELPDNDAVRGMVKAVRHLVKVEEI, from the coding sequence ATGGCTGATAAGAAATTAAAGGTTACATTAACAAAATCCACTATAGGTGCAATTCCGAAGCACAGAAAAACTGTTGAAGCTCTCGGACTGCACAAGACCTATAACACGGTGGAGCTGCCTGATAACGATGCTGTTCGCGGCATGGTAAAGGCTGTTCGTCACCTTGTAAAGGTTGAAGAAATCTAA
- the rplP gene encoding 50S ribosomal protein L16 encodes MLMPKRVKHRKQMRGSLRGKANSGNTISYGEYGMVALEPCWIRSNQIEAARVAMTRYVKRGGQVWIKIFPDKPVTTKPLGTRMGSGKGAVDHWVAVVKPGRVLFEIAGVSEETAREALRLASHKLPCKVKIMSKAETEAAVAAKEGGEA; translated from the coding sequence ATGTTAATGCCGAAGAGAGTAAAGCATCGTAAGCAGATGCGTGGATCCTTAAGAGGTAAGGCAAATAGTGGTAACACTATTAGCTACGGAGAATATGGTATGGTCGCTCTCGAGCCTTGCTGGATCAGATCAAATCAGATAGAAGCAGCCCGTGTTGCCATGACAAGATACGTAAAGCGTGGCGGACAGGTATGGATTAAGATTTTCCCGGATAAGCCGGTTACCACTAAGCCTCTTGGAACCCGTATGGGATCTGGTAAAGGTGCGGTTGATCACTGGGTAGCTGTTGTAAAGCCAGGACGTGTATTATTTGAAATCGCAGGAGTATCTGAGGAAACAGCAAGAGAAGCTCTTCGTCTTGCATCTCACAAACTCCCTTGTAAAGTAAAGATCATGTCAAAGGCTGAAACAGAAGCGGCTGTGGCTGCGAAAGAAGGCGGTGAAGCATAA